Proteins found in one Ctenopharyngodon idella isolate HZGC_01 chromosome 16, HZGC01, whole genome shotgun sequence genomic segment:
- the paqr7b gene encoding membrane progestin receptor alpha-B — protein sequence MATVVMEQIGRLFINAQQLRQIPRFLESAFPKLPCTVMVSDVPWVFRESHIFTGYRPPDQNWRYYFLTLFQRHNESVNVWTHLLASLIILVKFQELSETVDFLRDPHAQPLFILLLAAFTYLGCSALAHLLSAKSELSHYTFYFLDYVGVAVYQYGSALAHFYYVVEEEWHAQVRSFFLPASAFLAWLSCTGCCYGKYASPSLPKFVHKLFQVVPSGLAYCLDISPVFHRIYKCYSSEQGCADQAVVYHCYQVLFFLISAYFFSYPHPERWLPGRCDFIGQGHQIFHVFLVLCTLVQIEAVRLDYSERRPLYERLHGDLAHDAVALFIFTACCSALTAFYVRKRVKAYLEEKQE from the coding sequence ATGGCAACGGTTGTGATGGAGCAGATTGGTCGGCTGTTCATCAATGCACAGCAACTTCGCCAGATCCCACGTTTCCTGGAGTCAGCCTTCCCAAAATTGCCTTGTACTGTGATGGTGAGCGATGTGCCGTGGGTTTTCCGCGAGTCACACATATTCACAGGCTACCGGCCGCCTGACCAGAACTGGCGCTACTACTTCCTCACTCTATTTCAGAGGCATAATGAGTCTGTAAATGTGTGGACACACCTGCTAGCCTCCCTCATTATCTTGGTCAAGTTTCAGGAGCTGTCTGAAACCGTGGATTTCCTGCGAGATCCACACGCCCAGCCGCTGTTCATCTTGCTCCTAGCCGCATTCACCTACCTGGGCTGCAGTGCGCTGGCCCACCTACTCTCAGCCAAGTCTGAGCTCTCCCATTACaccttttattttttggacTATGTGGGCGTAGCCGTTTACCAGTATGGCAGCGCCCTGGCCCACTTCTATTACGTTGTCGAAGAAGAATGGCACGCTCAAGTACGAAGCTTTTTCTTGCCAGCTTCAGCCTTCCTGGCCTGGCTGTCCTGTACGGGCTGCTGCTACGGCAAGTACGCCAGCCCGAGTTTGCCCAAGTTCGTTCACAAGCTATTCCAGGTGGTGCCCTCGGGCCTAGCCTACTGTTTAGACATCAGTCCGGTGTTTCATCGCATTTATAAATGCTACAGCTCCGAACAAGGCTGTGCTGACCAGGCGGTGGTCTACCACTGCTATCAGGTCCTCTTCTTTTTGATCAGCGCCTACTTCTTCTCGTACCCCCATCCTGAACGCTGGCTCCCGGGACGTTGCGACTTCATCGGACAGGGCCATCAGATCTTCCACGTGTTCCTTGTGCTCTGCACTCTAGTGCAGATCGAAGCTGTACGACTGGATTACAGCGAGAGGAGACCTCTCTATGAACGTCTTCATGGTGACTTGGCTCACGATGCAGTGGCTCTTTTTATCTTCACAGCGTGTTGCAGCGCACTCACTGCGTTCTATGTGCGCAAACGGGTGAAGGCGTATCTAGAAGAGAAGCAGGAGTAG
- the stmn1b gene encoding stathmin 1b has translation MASSGDFQVKELDKRASGQAFEVILSPSAPDAKGEFPLSTPKKKEVSLDEIQKKLDAAEERRKNHEAEVLKHLAEKREHEKEVLQKAMEENNNFSKMAEEKLNQKMEANKENRTARMAAMNEKFKEKDKKLEEVRKNKETKEGGEGEN, from the exons ATGGCGTCCTCTGGAG ACTTTCAGGTTAAGGAACTGGACAAGCGTGCCTCAGGACAGGCTTTTGAAGTCATCCTGAGTCCCTCGGCTCCAGATGCCAAGGGAGAATTCCCACTTTCCACCCCCAAGAAGAAGGAGGTATCTCTGGACGAGATCCAGAAAAAACTGGACGCAGCAGAGGAGAGACGCAAG AACCATGAGGCAGAGGTCCTGAAGCATTTGGCTGAGAAACGAGAGCATGAGAAGGAGGTCCTTCAGAAAGCAATGGAGGAGAACAACAACTTCAGCAAGATGGCAGAGGAGAAGCTTAACCAGAAAATGGAAGCCAACAAAGAAAACCGCACAGCACGCATGGCAGCTATGAATGAGAAATTCAAAGAGAAG GACAAGAAGCTTGAAGAGGTAcgaaagaacaaagaaacaaaagagGGGGGCGAGGGTGAAAACTAA